In one window of Prunus dulcis unplaced genomic scaffold, ALMONDv2, whole genome shotgun sequence DNA:
- the LOC117613127 gene encoding uncharacterized protein K02A2.6-like, with amino-acid sequence MLKDCINYSKGCEACQRHGPIQQAPSVPMNPVVKPWPFRGWAMDLIGKIYPASSQQHCFIIVATDYFTKWVEAKPIKTTTSQEIITFIEEQIIQRFGIPESITTDRGSSFISRDMLDMAETFKFKLLQSTPYYAQANGQAESSNKVIINIIRKMLEKNPKQWHEKLSETLWAYRTSKREATGMTPYALTYGHDAILPMEIAVQSLRIAHQHGLTGEDYSQAMLLELEELDASRIDTLNKLLAGKQAVSRAYNKRVRDKSFEEGEIVWKAILPLGAHIAGYGKWSPTWEGPFVINQILGMGAYRLQDRDGVIHTAPINGKWLKKFYPTMWDSQAVQTDPGIEKEQG; translated from the coding sequence ATGTTGAAGGATTGCATCAACTATTCCAAGGGATGTGAAGCTTGTCAAAGGCACGGCCCAATCCAGCAAGCTCCTTCTGTTCCCATGAATCCAGTGGTAAAACCATGGCCTTTTAGGGGATGGGCAATGGATCTCATTGGCAAAATCTATCCAGCCAGCAGCCAGCAGcattgttttattattgttgccacagactatttcaccaaatgggtagagGCCAAGCCAATCAAAACCACAACTTCCCAAGAGATCATCACCTTTATAGAAGAACAGATCATACAAAGGTTCGGCATTCCAGAATCAATCACGACTGATAGGGGTTCTTCTTTCATATCTAGGGATATGCTAGATATGGCAGaaacattcaagttcaaactACTTCAATCTACCCCTTATTATGCTCAAGCTAATGGACAGGCAGAATCAAGTAACAAGGTgattatcaatatcatcagaaAAATGCTGGAGAAGAATCCAAAGCAGTGGCATGAAAAGTTATCAGAGACTTTGTGGGCATACAGAACTTCAAAAAGAGAAGCGACTGGCATGACCCCCTATGCTCTGACCTATGGCCATGATGCAATTCTTCCCATGGAGATAGCAGTCCAGTCTCTTAGAATTGCTCACCAGCACGGTCTCACAggagaagactactctcaagCCATGTTACTTGAATTGGAAGAATTGGATGCAAGTAGGATTGACaccctcaacaaactcttagCAGGAAAACAGGCTGTGTCAAGGGCATACAACAAAAGAGTCAGAGACAAGAGTTTTGAAGAGGGAGAAATAGTCTGGAAGGCAATTCTGCCCCTTGGAGCACACATAGCTGGATATGGGAAATGGTCACCTACGTGGGAAGGCCCTTTTGTAATTAACCAGATCCTCGGAATGGGGGCATACAGGTTACAGGACCGAGATGGAGTTATTCACACTGCCCCAATCAATGGCAAATGGTTAAAGAAATTCTACCCAACCATGTGGGATTCGCAGGCTGTACAGACAGACCCCGGgatagaaaaagaacaaggctga
- the LOC117613128 gene encoding uncharacterized protein LOC117613128: MAEFTHESTEEQEEEVLQEEVLDFAPAALDDSLPEVEDPLQEINLGTEEDPRPTFISTLLKEPLKSELMALLQEFRDCFAWHYHEMPGLDRQKTGAVRICVDYRNLNEASPKDEYPMPMADMLIDGAAHNQMLSFMDGNAGYNQIMMAEQDIHKTAFMCPGHIGAFEYTVMPFGLRNAGATYQRAMNSIFHDMIGHSLEVYIDDVAGNFLGFLVHQRGIEVDKNKAKSIMEALPPRNKKELQSLLGKINFLRRFISNSAGKIQPFSSLLRLKQEQTFKWEEQHQQAFQEIKHYLSNPPVLSPPKRGRPLKLYVSASEVSIGSLLVQDNKEGKEQAVYYLSRTLTEVERRYSAIERLCLALYFTAVKLRHYMLPHTIYIIAKTDLIKYMLTRPMLRGRIGKWTLALTEFTLRYVPQKAVKGQAVADFLADHPGEEIENMDSLDIANANLLTRAHVCLNNPIYSIHLTPWKLYFDGSKTDKASGAGVVLEEPLGVRHCYSFQLDFQCTNNRAEYEALIIGLEMLVELGIQSVEILGDSMLVLKQIAGEYKCLNPSLAVYLVAARNLLTEFREATWEYIPREENFAANELAQVASGIQMPGDCVQRIIKIGRKSLPSVLTRGMEIEVNSALITKDDWREPIMTYLQYPILPSEKRVRIMATNYLMWNEDLVRKSKDEVLLRCLGKTEYMKVMGETHERGSMGLTKGEERCAG; encoded by the exons ATGGCAGAATTCACCCACGAAAGTACAGAGgaacaagaagaggaagttttACAGGAGGAAGTATTAGATTTTGCACCAGCAGCATTGGATGACTCCCTGCCAGAAGTGGAGGATCCTCtacaagaaataaacttaGGGACAGAAGAAGATCCAAGGCCTACTTTCATCAGCACACTTTTAAAAGAACCACTCAAGTCTGAACTCATGGCACTTTTACAGGAGTTCAGAGATTGTTTTGCCTGGCATTATCACGAGATGCCAGGACTAGACAGACA aaaaacaggggcAGTTAGAATCTGTGTGGATTACAGAAATCTGAATGAAGCATCTCCCAAAGACGAATATCCTATgccaatggcagacatgctaATAGACGGAGCTGCTCATAACCAGATGCTATCTTTCATGGATGGCAATGCAGGTTATAACCAGATCATGATGGCAGAACAAGACATCCACAAGACAGCCTTCATGTGCCCAGGGCATATAGGTGCTTTCGAATATACTGTAATGCCTTTCGGTTTAAGGAATGCGGGTGCTACCTATCAAAGGGCAATGAATTCCATTTTTCATGATATGATAGGACATTCTTTAGAAGTGTACATAGATGATGTG GCAGGAAATTTCTTAGGATTCTTGGTTCACCAGAGAGGCATAGAGGTTGACAAGAATAAAGCAAAGTCCATCATGGAAGCCCTACCACCTCGGAACAAAAAGGAACTTCAGAGTCTCCTaggaaaaatcaattttctaaGGAGATTCATATCTAATTCTGCAGGAAAAATTCAACCTTTTTCTTCCCTGTTAAGGCTGAAGCAAGAACAAACATTCAAGTGGGAAGAACAGCACCAACAGGCTTTCCAGGAAATAAAACATTACCTCTCAAATCCACCAGTCCTGTCCCCCCCAAAAAGAGGCAGACCACTCAAGCTCTATGTATCTGCTTCAGAAGTATCCATTGGAAGTCTGCTAGTTCAAGATaacaaagaaggaaaggaGCAAGCAGTCTACTATCTAAGCAGAACATTAACAGAAGTGGAAAGAAGGTATTCCGCGATAGAAAGGCTTTGCCTGGCCTTGTATTTTACTGCCGTAAAACTCAGACACTACATGCTGCCACACACTATCTACATCATCGCCAAGACAGACTTAATCAAATATATGTTGACAAGACCAATGCTGAGGGGCAGAATTGGGAAATGGACTTTGGCTTTGACAGAATTCACCCTCAGGTATGTCCCCCAGAAAGCTGTCAAAGGGCAAGCTGTGGCAGACTTCTTAGCAGATCACCCAGGagaggaaattgaaaacatggaCTCTTTGGACATAGCAAATGCGAATCTACTAACTAGGGCTCATGTTTGCCTTAACAATCCAATCTATTCGATTCATCTCACACCTTGGAAACTATATTTTGATGGATCAAAAACAGATAAGGCTTCAGGAGCCGGGGTTGTTCTGGAGGAACCATTGGGGGTCAGACATTGCTATTCCTTCCAATTAGATTTCCAGTGCACCAACAACAGGGCCGAGTATGAAGCTTTGATTATAGGGCTTGAGATGTTGGTAGAATTAGGAATCCAATCCGTGGAGATCTTGGGAGATTCCATGCTTGTCCTAAAACAGATTGCTGGAGAATACAAATGTCTAAATCCTTCCCTGGCTGTATATCTAGTAGCAGCTAGAAATCTGTTGACAGAATTTAGAGAAGCTACTTGGGAATACATCCCAAGGGAAGAAAACTTCGCAGCCAATGAACTGGCTCAGGTAGCATCAGGCATACAAATGCCCGGAGACTGCGTCCAGAGGATCATCAAGATAGGAAGGAAAAGTCTACCATCTGTTTTGACTAGAGGAATGGAGATAGAAGTCAATTCTGCCTTAATCACTAAAGACGATTGGAGGGAGCCTATCATGACTTACTTGCAGTATCCCATTCTGCCCTCCGAGAAAAGAGTCAGAATCATGGCTACAAACTACCTCATGTGGAATGAAGATTTGGTCCGAAAAAGTAAGGATGAGGTGCTATTAAGGTGCCTTGGAAAgacagaatatatgaaagtcaTGGGAGAAACCCATGAGAGGGGATCTATGGGGCTCACCAAGGGGGAAGAAAGATGTGCTGGTTAA
- the LOC117613129 gene encoding uncharacterized protein LOC117613129, translating into MGDEKSSGSEINMSDPLIQHHSDSPGLVLVSKPLEGHDYGQWSRSMRIALSAKNKLGFIDGTIKAPAKTDAKFSIWQRCNDMVLSWILHSLQPDIASSVLYCTSASMVWNDLKDRFSQGNDSRIYQIRQEIAEHRQGHLSISEYYTKLKALWDELDSYHEPIICTCEGSTTRASREEKERVMQFLMGLNEPYSTVRGSILMMSPIPDTCHVHGLILQHERPLDVANRQTGSHAMQIIRSANTKGGTNPGNSAAAAKPSGAGDGKHSSNFRKFLKCSYCDGDTHTIDTCFFLNGFPVGHKLHGKNVKPKNKRAAYTAEKDPTPGPHVKSNDSPTFTTEEYNQLIALLHNRPGNSHLANATGIVTSTCNLSQHDPLSNFYWIMDRGALDHISCFAPTHNTVNTQHDFVGLPNGGKAAIKNIGSIKVSDTLTLDGREYGEDDWPGQAI; encoded by the exons ATGGGTGATGAAAAATCATCCGGATCTGAAATCAACATGTCTGATCCACTTATCCAACACCATTCCGACTCACCCGGTCTGGTTCTAGTTTCGAAACCTCTCGAAGGCCATGACTATGGTCAATGGAGTCGCTCGATGCGAATTGCCTTGAGCGCTAAAAACAAACTAGGATTCATTGACGGGACTATCAAAGCCCCAGCAAAAACTGATGCCAAATTCTCCATTTGGCAGAGATGCAACGATATGGTGTTATCCTGGATTTTGCACTCACTACAACCCGACATCGCAAGCAGTGTACTTTACTGCACTAGCGCATCCATGGTGTGGAATGATCTTAAAGATCGGTTCTCACAAGGCAACGACTCCCGGATTTACCAAATCCGTCAAGAAATTGCCGAACATCGACAAGGCCATCTTTCGATTTCAGAGTATTACACCAAACTCAAGGCCTTATGGGATGAATTGGATTCATATCATGAACCCATCATCTGCACTTGCGAAGGTTCCACAACACGTGCTTCtagagaagagaaggagagagtcATGCAATTTTTAATGGGTCTGAACGAACCTTATTCAACTGTGCGTGGGTCAATTCTAATGATGTCACCGATCCCAGACACATGTCATGTCCATGGCCTGATCCTCCAACACGAAAGGCCACTGGACGTGGCAAATCGACAGACCGGATCCCATGCCATGCAAATCATACGTTCTGCGAACACCAAGGGCGGCACCAACCCAGGCAACTCGGCAGCAGCGGCGAAACCCTCTGGTGCTGGGGACGGAAAACACAGCTCCAACTTCAGGAAGTTTCTGAAATGTTCTTATTGTGATGGAGACACCCACACCATTGACACTTGTTTTTTCCTTAATGGATTTCCTGTGGGCCACAAACTCCATGGGAAGAATGTCAAGCCAAAAAACAAACGGGCTGCTTACACTGCTGAAAAAGATCCAACCCCAGGGCCCCACGTCAAATCCAATGACAGCCCCACTTTCACTACTGAAGAATACAATCAACTGATCGCTCTTTTACACAATCGACCTGGTAATTCTCATCTTGCAAATGCAACAGGTATTGTTACATCAACCTGCAACCTTTCACAGCATGACCCACTTTCAAATTTCTATTGGATCATGGACCGTGGAGCATTAGATCATATTTCGTGTTTTGCACCTACACACAACACAGTCAATACTCAACatgattttgttggtttacCTAATGGAGGAAAAGCAGCCATCAAAAATATTGGATCCATTAAAGTGTCTGACACCTTAACTCTAGATG GACGTGAATACGGGGAGGACGATTGGCCTGGGCAAGCAATTTAA
- the LOC117613130 gene encoding uncharacterized mitochondrial protein AtMg00810-like, protein MTPYPRPRKAQPILLLLTLFPIRPRPRADYSMFTHKHGKSFTVILLYVDDMIITGNDDDAIRDLKHFLGTCFKIKDLGPLKYFLGVEIARSKSGISFCQRKYTLDILEDAGLLGAKPTKIPMEANVALMPTGSDPLKDPTRYRRLVGRLIYLTITRPEITYAVNTLSQFMHEP, encoded by the coding sequence ATGACCCCTTATCCCAGACCCAGGAAAGCCCAACctattcttcttctcctcacTCTCTTCCCCATCCGGCCCAGACCCAGAGCAGATTATTCTATGTTTACACACAAACATGGTAAATCCTTCACTGTTATATTGTTGTACGTTGATGATATGATAATTACTggaaatgatgatgatgccATACGAGACCTTAAACACTTCCTTGGCACTTgtttcaaaatcaaagatCTTGGACCTTTAAAGTATTTTCTTGGAGTTGAAATTGCACGGTCCAAATCTGggatttctttttgtcaaCGGAAGTATACATTGGATATTTTGGAAGATGCAGGTTTACTTGGTGCAAAGCCTACAAAAATTCCTATGGAAGCCAATGTTGCACTCATGCCTACAGGGAGTGACCCTCTCAAGGATCCTACTCGCTATCGCAGACTTGTTGGCAGGTTAATATATCTTACAATAACAAGACCCGAAATCACATATGCAGTGAATACTCTAAGTCAGTTTATGCATGAACCCTGA